TGATTGTGTAGGTGTGATAAGGATAGTGTAGCTATTTAACAAATTGTccttattttttatgcttagtgAAGTATTTAGGGATGGAATGACATGTCAacaatttactttaaaagatgacagccaaaaatgttcttaaaagggAAAGAACATACAGGATGGATGAATCAATACagctaaatattgaaaattagttAACCTAAGAGGGGACCGAGCACATCAAATGTGCTCTCTCCTTCAAACAAGTTTGAAAACTTTGATAAAGACATAAGCTTGATGGGAGGACTTGGACTCACCCACTAACAGCTGAATTTGAATCTAAATTGGAACCAGAAtctgagagaggtgagggaggcaCAGATGTGTCAGTGCTGTGTTGCCACGTCCCACCCCAGGTctcccacagcagccctggatTATGTGCCCTGAACCCGAATTCTTTCCAATCCAGACCCAGTCATCAGTTCTCCTGGAACTCAGCAAATACTGAAAAAGACTGAAACGTCAAACCTGTCTTAACGTTCTTTGGAGTGATGGCCTGCCATCCTGGTCAAAGGATTATATCCAATTACATCTCTGGATATAATCCCCTGGGCAGCTCGGTGGCATTTTGTTACCAAGTAGGGCCTgccacaccacacacaaacacacacatgtgctcatactcaaacacacatgcataggcacactcaaacacacacacacactatgacTCGGTCACAATGACTCTGTTACTCTATGGTCAAGCATGTCCCCTCCTCGTCACACACACAGGTTCAGACTCTCCAGCAGGCGCAACACACTGCACGCTCCTCCCAGACACGGCCTGCCCATCCGAAACAAGCAGGGACGGCTGCACAGCCCCGTAGGTCTTTCCACGACAACTGACCTTTGTAGTCGTGCTGTCTTCAAGGCTCTCTGTCAAAGAGCCCTCCTTGAACTCTCAGTTCCTCTGTCAGATCTCAGCTTgctttagaattataattatacatacatGCCTTCATATACAACCATCCGCATGTATGAGAGCTTGTATACTTACATGTCCCTTAACAGGTGTatacaatcatttattttatcgATTTTTATAGGTATATGTAGCCAAACGTATATGAAACCATGTCTTGTTCCttatgtttcacattttataGACACAGCTATATGATagggaatataaaattatgatattaTATACAGCTTTCTGTATCTCTAAATCACTCTGGGTGACTCAGGAAGTTGTAGGACCCCACCCTTGGTTAGAGGGCAGGGTGCAGGCAGAGCCTGGGTGGTGCTCCCTGCTGTGGCTGATGGAAGGGAAAGGTGGGAGGAGCCCTTTGCCAGGCTGAGCTTCCTAAGGGTCCTGTAACCTGCATCTTCCTGCCTGCTCTCCCCAAGAAAGTCCTGCCTAATTGTGCAAGGCCTGAAACTATGGTCTGCCCGCTTTGCAGAGCACTATTTCACTTCCAGTCAGTGGGACAATGGAGTATCCattgagaagaggaaaaaggtcTTCCCTTTGCATAGATTGAAGTGCTCATTGTAAAAACGAATAATACTATCACCATTAGAGGAATCGAAAACATTAATACATAATatggagaaaacatttatatatttcaggCTTAGAAAGACCTAAGCAAGTTCAAATCCAGAAACCATTAAAGGAAAAGATAACCAAAGTGACTACCCAGCTGTGAAAACCCTGTATGACAAAAGATGAAGAGAagccaaggaaaaaatatttgcggCACATATAAAAAGCGATGGATTAACATCCCTAACACTCACGAGCCTTGTAACAATGAGTTATAAACAGACAAATagctatataaaaatgaacaaagaatgtCAAGATgtatttcacaaaagaggaaatgcaaatggcCGATATATCCATGAAAATAACAAGTGAAAACTGAAGCCGCTACACATGATTCTACGATTTGTCAGCAAGTAAAAAGTGCAAAGTAAAGAAGAACATGTGCAGCCTGATGTTATTAACAGACTGTATTTTAATAGTATGGATGTGACAATTCACCTTAGCCATATGGAGTTatagaaaatgatttcaaaaattgaaaacaatgcatACAGAACTGCTAAGACCATTTTCCTGTAGGGAGTAGCACAGAACTAGCAAAAGAGGGAATTTTCTTGtcttactgtgttttttattacttttcgaaaaacacttaaaaaatgcaGCCTGAGCTGCGCAGTGGcccatgactgtagtcccagtaCTTTGAAGGCCCAggtgccttgagcccaggagtttgagaccaggctgagcaacagagccagaccctgtctacagaatagtttaaaaagattagctgggcttggtgacacaggcctgtagtcctctccacttgggaggctcaggcaggagaattgcttaaacCCAGGGGTTGAGGTTGTGGTAAGCTATGAtatcactgcactgtagcccggacaaaagaatgagaccccgtatcaaaaaaaaaaaaaaaattccagcctTCTAGTGGGGCATGGCGGCATAAAACTGTAATCTCAGCTGCCCagaaggctgaagcaagaggatcatttgagtccagcctaggcaacacagaaAGATCCCATTTCTATTTACAAACGATACAGCCTAAAAATTATGTACAGCTATATcaattgtatacatacacacaacaatTCGGCAGATTTGTAATATTCACTAACCCACAATTAAGTGAACCGGcacaaaataattcattaaaatagaaagcaTTCTAAATCcaacaaatgcaaatgaaaaatcaCAGCTAAGGAAggaatctttattctttttttaatgtccaaAGTCAGATAATCCCTCATGAGCTAAAAGAGAGACAACTCACCTCAGGCAATGGCTTTCCCTGCTTGCAGTTGATGCCACCGATGAAGATCATGTTGGGCATCACAGGCCTGGGATAGTCCAGAACAAAGTCTGTTCGCAGCAGCCAGATTGATGTATGGCTGAAGAGGTCATATGCTGTGACAGGTGTCTGGAGAATTTCAGAGGCAATTTCTAACCCGGTTTTATAAAAATTGGGGCAAAATAAATGCTCCTCCAAGTGGAAGATATAGTTCCGTACTCTCTCCTTGAAAGTCATGGCGTCCGAGTACCCTGAGAGCATTCTGGGAACATAAGAAAGAGGAGCCGGGCACTGCGCACCTTCTTCAAGAGAATCGCAAAATATTACCCTGCTGAAGACCACAGAGGGGAGCGAAAAGTACTTGGCAATGATTAAGCCACACATGTCAAAAGGATCCAGAAACACAGCATCAAAAGAACTCTCTTTTAAGTATTCTACTAATTTTTTGTCATTAAATAAACTCCTACAGTGTGAAAACACAATTTCAAAATAGCCTCTGGctgaaatcattaaaaaagaatataaagtttgTGGCCGACTTTTCCATTGATCGTCGACAAAACTCACAAACTCACGGTTCAAATTCTCCAGGGTGTGAGAAGTCTTATAAGTCTTCACTGTCCAATTCAGGGATTGTCCCAGGTGCCAACTCAGGTCTGGAACGACCACAACCAGCTCGTGCCCTTTCTGGATGAGTTTCTCCACCACCGACCGCATGGTAAACCAGTGGCTCCCGTCCATGGGCACCACCAGCAGCTTGCctgcctgggccaggccaggcatcAGCAGCAGACACGCACACAGGGGAAGAAGCCCGGGCAGCGCTGCAGGAGCCATGGCAGAACCGCAGCCTGGAGCAAACCAGCCCCTTGGATTCTCGCTCCTGTAACCTAGCAGGCGGAAGCAGTGCAGGCACAAAACCTGCACCGGACACAGGGCGTGTAGTCACATGTTCttaaagaaaccacacacacggCCAATGATTTACTCATAAGGACCATAATATGGGCTGAGATACACACTTGTACGTTCTCCAGATAAGACTAGCTTATTACCTTTGCCTTAGAAATAGACCGTGCCCAGTACTGCAGTGTgactttagaaacaaaattattcaacAGTGCTTTGGACGGTGACTACTCAGAAAgataaaagggagagaaaatgaatacataaaataaaacaggagagaaaataaatgcaatactaCACCTTGTGTTTAAGAAATTTGTCCCAAagcaaaatttgtattttatcctCAGACTACAAAACaccctcaaaaattaaaataaaaataaaaaaaatcactctgccCAGAAAAAATTGGCATCTCCTGGTCCAAGGACAGACAGCAAGGGCCTTAGCAACGGCTCCTGACTGGCAAGAAGTTGTTGTTCCCAAGTGTCTTGGCCACGCGTAGGGGTCGCTGCTTCTCCTTCTCCATTTCCAACCCCTGAGGCCTCTGAAATGCTGAGCAAGGTGGACGACCCCTCCAGCATGGACTGATCCAGGGATGTGATGGAAAGTGACTGGCATCTATATTCACCTGCTTCCCTGAGACTCCCTGAGACCACTGGGTGGTCACCTGCCCAGTGCTGCCTGAGCACCCTGCTGAGATTCCTCTCTGTCCTCCATACGTCCCCGTTCCAGCCAGAGGTGTGGTCCTCTGCTGTGGGCTCACCCCATCACCACAGGCACCCTCCTTCAGCACGTATTGGTCTCCCCGACTCTGCTGAGCGCTCCTTGAGGTCAGGGGATGTGTCTTCATGTTTCCTTCCCCTTCCACAGTACCCATGCTGTGCCTTGCACAGAGAAAGTACACAGGGATGTTGTTGCACTGGGCTCAACTGCACCGCGCAGGTTTCCTAGGTACCTTCCTGCCTGTCATTGTGTGTCAGGTCAGacaggtggggaacctgtggtctTAAGGCCATATGTGGGCTTCTGGGTCCGTAAGTGCCAcatttgactgaatccaaattttacacaacaaatcGTTTTATTAAacggggtgcagcagagaaagatgaaggttTTCTTGTGCCCTTCgttgtttaaaaacagaaaaatcttgaaatcacAAGGCCACAGTTTCCTCAGCCCTGCCAGCAGCGGTGCTAGTAGTATAATCCTTGTCAGGAACAACAAATGGCTCCTTTGGAGACTTCCTAATTGTCCCTACACAATTGCTTAGTTACCGTTTATCATTTACAAggtaaatgagaaatgaaaacggAGGTGAGCAATCTAATCTTCCCTAAAGGCATAAATCAGAAGAGAGATCAGACAACTAGAAACAGAAACACAACAGAGAAACGCAGTGAAATCACAGCTGGTTCTTTGAGATCAATTAACTTGCTAAAGCTCTAGCCAGagtgatcagaaaaaaaaaaaaagagaagaaataaactgGAAAGAGGGGGATGAGAGAGGTGGTATCACCACAGAGTCCACAGATATCAAAATGGTACTAAGTGAATGTCATGAACGTTCATGACAATAAATGCTACCATTTAAATGATatggacaaattccttaaaaCACACTAGCTCCCAGAATTTACATAAAACACATAAATAACCCAGAGAGATAACCTAAATcttttgcataaaaattaaatttctaatttaaattttcccACAAATAACTCATGCAGTCCAGATGACTttactgatgaattctaccaaacaagCAGAGAAGAAATAATCCCAATTCCTCACTGTCTATTCCATACAACAGGAGCAGAGGAAGTGCCTAACTCATTCCATGAGACCAGCACTCCCACAATTCCAAAATCACTAAAgacattcaaagaaagaaaaactgcagaCCCTCCTCACTGTAGATGCAAaacttctaaacaaaattttagcaaatctaattccataatttataaaaatctataatatataaaaagataatacactATAATCAACTGGGGCTTATTGCAAGAATGAAAGGCTGGTTCAACGTAAAAAGTCAGTCAAGGTTGACTTGAACAACACAGGCTTGAATGGCAGGGGTCCATTTACAggcagatttttcaaaataaatatataaaaaacattgtGGACACTTGCAACCATTTGAAAATTCTTACAGATAAACTATGTAgtctagaaatatcaaaaaaaaatttttaagttgggtaagtcatgaatgcataaaatatatgtgcatagcactctattttatcatttactatcctaaaacatatacaaatctatgGTAGAAAGgtaaaacttatcaaaatttacACCCACAAACACAGACTGTAAAAGGTGCCATTCTCCCTGAggagaaatgtaaaaaatgtgaAGATGCTGTATAAATCCTTAGACATACAACTAACAGTGGTGCGCACTATGATAATTTcacagccacctcctgttgcCACTGCGGGGAGCTAAAGTGCTGGGAGTATCTGCTTGAAATGCCCTGTGATGCTAATCCTCTCCTCCTGAGCAGTCTATTTCTATAGTAAATTGCCTATCACACTAAATAGTGATCTCTCAtggttctcatgtatttttccaCTGTTTGGTGCAATCTCAGGAATATTATAGACCTTGACTAACACCATGGGACGTGAAAAGTACCACCACTGATGCTGGAAGTTCTCCCAATAGGCAGAGAGAAGTCATGGCATTTCAAGAGTAACTTGAATAGCTTGATGAGTACCATAGACTGAGGTCTGCAGCTCTGCTTGCCCACCATTTCCAACTCAATGATTCCAGCATAAGGACCactgccaaaaacaaaaacaaaatctgagcAGCCATCACTGCAGCTATGCCAGCAAGTACCCAGACCTTGCACTTGttgtgaaatacatttttatcttgtaTGGAAAATGTAGCATTTATGTGGATGTAGGATTGCTACAAGAAGGAAATACCTGTAGACTCTCTATGATGCCAGAGAAAGCAAAGCCATTGCaggacaacttaaagcaaaaggaaggtgaaggatctaaagctggagaatttaatgccagcaaagatTTCATGAAAGAGGTTAGACTCTTAAAATGTCTAGATGACAGGGGAAGCAGCTTTTGCTGGACAAGAGGCAGCAGACCAGTTTCCAGATCCCATTAAGAATTTTATCgaggagaaaggatatctgcctgaatagatttttaatgcagatgaacatgccctattctggaaaaaaaaaaaaaaaaaaagccaaaacagaaaatttactattaaggaagagaagcaagcaccagggtttaaggcaggaaggaagagccTAACTCTACTATTTGTGCAAATGCCATtgggtttatgatcaggactgcccTTATCTGCAAAGCTGCTAACCCCTGAGGAAAAGAGAAGTCTTTTCGTTGTACAACAGAAGGCCTGGACAAGGACACTTTTTCTGGATGGGATTCATCGATGCTTTGTCCCTGAACTGAGAAACGACCCTGCCCGTAAGGTACTATCTGTCgaagttcttttgatattggacaatgCCGCTGGCCACCCACAACCCAATGAGTTCAACATGGAAGGCCTCAAAGTGCTCTATGTGCCACAAGCACGAAGTCTCTAATTCAGCATCTAGGTCTGGGCTCACAAGGACCTTTAGGGCTCATTGCACAAAGCACTGTATGGAAAGGATTGTCGACGCTATGGAAGACGGTCCCACAGAGAGAACATCAGGGAAACGCAGAAGGATTTCACCACTGAAGATGCAGTTGCTGTGATACAAAACTctgtgaaagccatcaagccCGAAACAGTCAGTTCCTGCTATAGAAAATTGTGTCCAGCTGTTGTGCGAGGAAATCACAAGGGAGAGCGTGGATGTggccaaagaaaacagaaaaaaaggtggGGCATAAGGTGTTGCAACACATGGGTCTTGGAGGAATTCAAGAGCTCGTGCACAGCACACTGGGCAGTTCACAGAGGACGACTTGCTGGACAGGAGGGCTCTGGACCAGGGCCAGACGCCGAGGGAGAAGGTGAGGAGGAAGCGGTGCCCAAACCAAATGCACATTACACAACATGGCAGAAGAGTGGCAGTTACTCCAGACTGCTTTTCACCTGCTCTATGACAAGGACCCTTCTGTGCTACGGACACTCACTGCAAGGGAAGCAAACAGTGGGAGAAGGATTGGTAGTGTGTAGACGCACATTTTAAGGAATGAATAAGCAAAACAGTCAGACAGAAATGATGATGTATTTCTGTAAATTAAaccaagtgtgcctgcctctcctgcctccccttccagcccctccgcctcttccccctctgcctcttctgacacagcaagaccaacgcctcatcttcctcctcctcctcctcctctgcgtACTCTACCTCAAGACAAGGAAGATGTCACCTTTAAGATGGtccatttccacttaatggaTAGTAAAttggtctctctccctctcatagTCTTAACATTATCATTTCTCTAGGTTACTTTATGGTGAGAATACAGTACATGCCACACAAAGAAATGTGTATCAATGAATGTTTCACCTTATTGATAAGCCGGGTGGTAACAGTAGGCTATTTCTACACTGTTCCCTAGCCTGGGTTCTGTGTGGAAGGGACCCGTCACCCCTCAGACACCTGAGCAGAGGCACTAGATGGGAGAGTGATGAAGCCTCCTGAAGTCTCTCCCCCTCAGGCACACGTGCTGCTGAGGCCACCTTTCGCTGCTTCAGTGACAGCCACCACTGTCCCTGTTCACTGGGAATGAGGAGTCTCCTGGGATGTGGCACTTCCAGGGCAACCCTGGGAATGTTCTGGGCAAACCAGCATGAGTTGTCACCCTAGCAGGGACAGGTGCTGCCACGTTCCCAAAACATAAGATTACAAGGAAACAAGTCGCTCACAGTGGAGTGTGCCCTGCCCTTAACTTACTATTCAGTATTTGTCACCATGTATTATACTTAGCACATTTATCAAAGGAGTCTGGTCATTCTTTATTTCTCACTAGCACTGTGCCTATGAAGGTACTGACCTGGGTCTAAAACAGTGCTGCTCAAAGTACGGTTCCCTGCCCACCCGACCCGAGGGCAGGTCCCACAGTTAAGTGCTTAGAAAGTCTCAGAGCAATTGGTGCTGCTACGTCATCCAAGAAACCATCAGCAGATCTGCATTTTAGAGGCCTCTGGtcgatttcatttcattttcgaccatttcatttttgttctgttttacataaaatatgcatttgtaaTGAATTGGAGGATTTTTTATGCTGTTCCTTAAGAACACCTAGCTTGAGAAGCTCTGCTGTAAACTAATTTCGTGATGCTATGGGGTGGGAGTTGTGAAAGACCAAAATCTCCAAGATCTAAATCCCTAATATCTGACATCTCTAATGTCTAAAAACCCAAAAATCACAATCACTGGATAGTTTGCTTCGTTTTAGGGTGTTTTCACTATATTAAATTGTCagcattatttttatgattaagtATCCTgtatattcatctttgtatcattTCCCATACTGAAGGTGTAAATTGTGTGAAGACTTTTAGCAAGTTCTAATTTGCTTTAATGCATTTGTAGCAAATTCGACTTCACTGAATTGTGCATTGTTACAAAGTTAACTTAGTGAGAAATGTGCCTGTGCAAAGAGTTGGAACTTCCTCAGTAAAGGAAGAGATGCCTTTTTATACACCTGCATTTGTGAAAGATGAAAATTCTCAAGATCGTGGCTCTTTGGGTGACTGTATGTACTGTGGTGGCCCATACTGGTTTTCCCTTAATCTCATCAACAGACATAGATTGGTCACCACTGTATTCCCATCACTGCACTCATAAACCTGGGTGCACAATCACCGACCACAGTGACATGTGtttatacatttccctttttgacctattattttaatatggctCATTTGGTCTTAATTCTTAGAAAGTGTCACTGACATTACTATACTGGAATATACATGCTTGCAAAATATGCATGTTATTCTCACCTAATATGTGTGTACTATTGTGTAAAATGGTCTATGAAGTGAtcctttgtgtttttatgtttctcaaattccctttgaaaatttttttattattttttaagaattatattgtTCACAATTTTGATCTTTAAGGACTTTAACATTCAGAAGGTGGCATTAGGGATTCTGTCTTTCTGGACTATGAGAGCCTTGCAGCAGCCTCCGAGTAACACAGGTGTGAGCATTTGCACATGTTTGTGAGCCCACGTGGGTTCTCCTTTCACTCTCTTCCGACTGTTCTTTGATGCACAAATGTTTTTCACATCCAAGGGCATTCAGATCTGCCCCGGTATTgtcttctaagagctttacagttttagcttttctatgtaggtctttgatccatttcaaGTGAACTTTGGTGCATGGATGGGGTAAGGGTCCACCTTCACTCTTTTGCCTGTGGATATGCAGCTGTCCCGGCACTATGTGTAGAGGACACTGTTCTTTCCCATTTGCGTGGTCTTGGTGCCCTCGTCAAAAGATCAATTGCCCAAGGATGTATTGGTTTATTTCTCGATTtgaattctgtttcattgatctgagtgcaaaatacattttttccagACAATGGGAAGAAATTTAATTGTGGACTGGAAATTAGATAATGTTGAATTTGATTGTGTTAGGTGTGAAAAGGATATTGCAGCTATGAAACTAattgtccttatttttttatacttagTGAAGTATTTAGGGATGGAATGACATGTCAacaatttactttaaaagatgACAGCCAAAAATGTTCTTGAAAGGGAAAGAACATACAGGATGGATGAATCAATACagctaaatattgaaaattatttaacctaAGGGGAGACCTATGGGTGCCATCACATGTGCTCTCTCCTTCAAACAAGTTTGAAAACTTtgataataaaaagttgaaagacaTAATCTTGATGGGAGGACTTGGACTCACCCACTAACAGCTGAATTTGAATCTAAATTGGAACCAGAAtctgagagaggtgagggaggcaCAGATGTGTCAGTGCTGTGTTGCCACGTCCCACCCCAGGTCTCCCACAGCTGCCCTGGATTATGTGCCCTGAACCCGAATTCTTTCCAATCCAGACCCAGTCATCAGTTCTCCTGGAACTCAGCAAATACTGAAAAAGACTGGAACGTGAAACCTGTCTTAACGTTCTTTGGAGTGATGGCCTGCCATCCTGGTCAAAGGATTATATGCAATTACATCTCTGGATATAATCCCCTGGGCAGCTCGGTGGCATTTTGTTACCAAGTAGGGCCTgccacaccacacacaaacacacacatgtgctcacactcaaacacacgtgcacactcaaacacacacacacactatgacTCGGTCACAATGACTCTATTACTCTATGGTCAAGCATGTCCCCTCCTCGTCACACACACAGGTTCAGACTCTGACTCCTGCTCTCCAGCAGGCGCAACGCACTGCACGCTCCTCCCAGACACGGCCTGCCCATCCAAAACAAGGAGGGACGGCTGCACAGCCCCGTAGGTCTTTCCGCGACAACTGACCTTTGTAGTTGTGCTGTCTTCAAGGCTCTCTGTCAAAGAGCCCTCCTTGAGCTCTCAGTTCCTCTGTCAGATCTCAGCTTgctttagaattataattatacatacatGCCTTCATATACAACCATCCTCATGTATAAGAGCTTGTATACTTACATGTCCCTTAACAGATGTatacaatcatttattttatcgATTTTTATAGGTATATGTAGCCAAACGTATATGAAACCATGTCTTGTTCCttatgtttcacattttataGACACAGCTATATGATagggaatataaaattatgatattaTATACAGCTTTCTGTATCTCTAAATCACTCTGGGTGACCCAGGAAGTTGCAGGGCCCCACCCCTGGTTAGAGGGCAGGGTGCAGGCAGAGCCTGGGTGGTGCTCCCTGCTGTGGCTGATGGAAGGGAAAGGTGGGAGGGGCCCTTTGCCAGGCTCAGCCTCCTAAGGGTCCTGTAACCTGCATCTTCCTGCCTGTTCTTGCCAAGAAAGTCCTGCCTAATTGTGCAAGGTCTGAAACTATGGTCTGCCCGCTTTGCAGAGCACTATTTCACTTCCAGTGAGTTGGCTCCAAGTCACTCACCAAATATCTGCCAACACGCGACAGAATGTGACTCTGTTACAAAGTCTACTGAACTTAGGAAGAAGCCAGAACAGTAAAGAtacttaataaaataacaaaaaccaaaGGTGTATTTTAATCATCAACAGTCAGttcaaaatagaaatggaaaaattgccCTCTGAACaatagtttcaaaaataataaatgcctagtataaattctattaaataaGAAAGATGAAATGCTTATATGAGATGCAAAATTTTACAGATGGACATAAAACAAGATatggataaataaaaaggaataggtATTTCTGCCTAGGAAGCCTTAATAACAAAAGGTTACCAGTATTTCTcgattaataaaaatatttaatgtaataacACAGCCCTAAAGCTTTGTTTTTAGCTTTTGAAACTAGACAAAAGCATTTGTAAATTTATGAAGGAGAATAAATTATGAGGATCACCAAGAACATTtcgaaaaagaatatttattatgtggCTTGCCCTGCCAGATGGGAAAACTTACTACAAACCCAGTCTAACGAAAATACGGGTGCTGGTGCATAAGTAGACAAATCAGTAGGACAAAACTGAGAGTTCAGAAGCCCATGCAAATCAATGTattgatagaaatgtaaaatatgataAAGATGCATTTCAATTTAATGGCTAAAGGATGAATTTTTGACTAAATGGCATTGGGACAATGGAGTACCCATTGAGAAGAGGAAAAGGTCTTCACGTTGCATAGACTGAAGTGCTCACTgttaaaacaaataattctatCACCAttagaggaaatgaaaacattaaaacataataTGGAGAAAACCTTTATATATTTCGGGCTTGGAAAGACCTAAACATGTTGAAATccagaaaccataaaagaaaatttaaccaATGTAACTACCCAGCCGTGAAAACCCCGCATGACAAAAGATGAAGAGAagccaaggaaaaaatatttgcggCACATATAAAAAGCGATGGATTAACATCCCTAACACTCAGGAGCCTTGTAACAATGAGTTTTAAACAGACAAATAGCTAtataagaatgaataaagaatgtCAAGATgtatttcacaaaagaggaaatgcaaatggcCGATATATCCATGAAAATAACAAGTGAAAACTGAAGCAGCTACACACGATTCTATGATTTGTCAGCAagtaaaaaatgcaaaggaaagaagAACATGTGCAGCCTGATGTTAttaatagattatattttaataatatggatGCGACAATTCACATTAGCCATATGCAGttacagaaaattatttcaaaaattgaaaacaatgcatACAAAACTGCTAAGAGCATTTTCCTATAGGGAGTAGCACAGGATTAGCAAAAAAGGGAATTTTCTTCTCTTGAtgtgttttttattacttttccaaaaacacttcaaaattgcagcctgagctgggcagtggcccatgcctgtagtcccagcactttggaggccaaggtgccttgagcccaggagtttgagaccagcctgagcaacagagccagacccctgtctacagaatactttt
The nucleotide sequence above comes from Eulemur rufifrons isolate Redbay chromosome 1, OSU_ERuf_1, whole genome shotgun sequence. Encoded proteins:
- the LOC138383340 gene encoding UDP-glucuronosyltransferase 1A8-like; its protein translation is MAPAALPGLLPLCACLLLMPGLAQAGKLLVVPMDGSHWFTMRSVVEKLIQKGHELVVVVPDLSWHLGQSLNWTVKTYKTSHTLENLNREFVSFVDDQWKSRPQTLYSFLMISARGYFEIVFSHCRSLFNDKKLVEYLKESSFDAVFLDPFDMCGLIIAKYFSLPSVVFSRVIFCDSLEEGAQCPAPLSYVPRMLSGYSDAMTFKERVRNYIFHLEEHLFCPNFYKTGLEIASEILQTPVTAYDLFSHTSIWLLRTDFVLDYPRPVMPNMIFIGGINCKQGKPLPEVSCLSFSS